The following are encoded together in the Brassica napus cultivar Da-Ae chromosome A9, Da-Ae, whole genome shotgun sequence genome:
- the LOC106367604 gene encoding uncharacterized protein LOC106367604, with the protein MQVAFPSSSIDDERLTEMSMKLSEDFTKKLAFSEEGEEIRKLERSWSELEDSVEFHEEEEAEDADEEDEDEEDEEFSFACVNAEGSPITAEEAFEDGQIRPVFPLFNRALLFDQNDGVSATDDDSESIRPRVRKVFVEDRDGDGEGKKAEEGSLGTYCSWSGGTVAEASPETCRKSNSTGFSKLWRFRDLVLRSNSDGRDAFVFLNNSNAAVGDKTQSSSSSSRAAKLTSEDDKEEKKSTKAKKGKEKEKTTSSEKRTKSAHEKLYMRNRALKEEVKHRSYLPYKQVGFFTNVNGLSRNIHPF; encoded by the coding sequence ATGCAGGTTGCTTTCCCTTCTTCGTCCATCGACGATGAACGCTTAACGGAGATGTCCATGAAGTTGAGCGAGGATTTCACCAAGAAGCTGGCGTTTTCAGAAGAGGGTGAAGAAATTCGAAAACTCGAGAGATCTTGGAGTGAACTCGAAGACTCCGTCGAGTTCCACGAGGAAGAGGAAGCAGAAGATGcagacgaagaagatgaagacgaagaagatgaagagttcTCCTTCGCTTGTGTAAACGCAGAAGGATCTCCGATAACCGCCGAAGAAGCCTTCGAGGATGGTCAGATCCGTCCTGTCTTCCCTCTCTTCAACCGCGCTCTCCTCTTCGACCAAAACGACGGCGTTTCGGCGACCGACGACGACAGCGAGAGTATCCGGCCGCGTGTTAGAAAGGTGTTCGTGGAGGATCGCGACGGAGACGGCGAGGGTAAGAAGGCAGAGGAGGGTTCGTTGGGAACGTACTGTTCGTGGTCGGGCGGAACGGTGGCGGAAGCGTCGCCGGAGACTTGCCGGAAGAGCAACTCGACGGGATTCTCGAAGCTCTGGAGATTCAGGGATCTCGTGTTGAGAAGCAACAGCGACGGAAGAGACGCGTTTGTTTTCCTGAACAACAGTAACGCCGCCGTCGGTGACAAAACTCagtcgtcgtcttcttcttcaagggCAGCGAAATTGACCAGCGAAGATGATAAGGAGGAGAAAAAGTCAACAAAGGCGAAAAAagggaaagagaaagagaaaacgACGTCGTCGGAGAAGAGGACTAAATCAGCGCACGAGAAACTCTACATGAGAAACAGAGCGTTGAAGGAAGAAGTGAAACACAGATCGTATCTTCCGTACAAGCAAGTTGGGTTCTTCACTAATGTGAATGGCCTTAGCAGAAACATCCATCCTTTCTGA